One window of Chryseobacterium indologenes genomic DNA carries:
- a CDS encoding S9 family peptidase, giving the protein MKIKLTICLLAFLNFYDAQENITYQKPSAEILKLADYQRPPSVLMNSKKDWVVFTYRPTYKTLEDLSQSEMKLGGLRINPVTNISSSMTYSNNLKIRKINDKNEIQVKNLPSNPKIAYVSFSPDEKKLAFTNTTNKGVELWIVDRETASAKKITADNLNANLGMPYVWYNDSQSFLIRTLPQNRPALIDAAKDLPTGPIVSTADGKVSQNRTYQDLLKNPQDEKNFETLTASEIYNVDFNGNLKKLKDQDMYAGLSFSPDGNYLMATTIKKPFSYIVPLSRFPSTTVIYDMKGNAVKTVNEVPLNEIMPKGFSSVRTGKRDMGWRSDAPATLTYAEALDGGDQSKTADYRDEIFTWEAPFTAAPKSFFKTKQRYDDVVWTNDHYAIVSEGWYDTRNTKSYLIDINNGESKVFDDRNYQDVYSDPGNFNTTKNQYGRYVIDMKGGKAYLIGDGFTKDGQHPFIDEMDVKSLKKKRLYTSNIKNGKEEIIDILNASKGEILTTQQSPSLYPNYFKKNIKSNKAEAVTNFANPFESIKDVYKEVITYKRNDGVTLTGTLYLPANYDRKAKKEKLPLLIWAYPTEYKDKNTAGQNTQNPNDFTFPYYGSFVYWTTKGYAVLDDAAFPIIGEGKTEPNDTFIPQLVANAAAAIDAVDHLGYIDRKKVAVGGHSYGAFMTANLLTHSDLFACGIARSGAYNRTLTPFGFQSEQRNYWDIPEIYNKMSPFMNADKMKTPLLLIHGDADNNPGTFTLQTERYFQALKNLGAPVKMVLLPKEAHGYQAKENILHLLWEQDQFLEKCLKK; this is encoded by the coding sequence ATGAAGATAAAACTGACTATTTGCCTATTGGCATTTCTCAATTTTTATGATGCACAGGAAAATATTACTTATCAGAAGCCTTCTGCTGAAATTTTAAAACTTGCAGATTATCAAAGACCTCCAAGTGTTCTGATGAACAGCAAAAAAGACTGGGTAGTTTTTACCTATCGTCCAACATATAAAACACTGGAAGATCTCAGCCAGAGTGAAATGAAGCTTGGCGGACTTAGGATCAATCCGGTTACTAATATTTCGAGCAGTATGACCTACTCAAATAATCTGAAGATCAGAAAGATCAATGATAAAAATGAGATTCAGGTAAAAAACCTGCCTTCCAATCCAAAAATTGCATACGTTTCATTTTCTCCGGACGAAAAGAAACTGGCTTTTACCAATACAACAAATAAAGGAGTAGAGTTGTGGATCGTAGATAGGGAAACTGCTTCTGCAAAAAAAATTACAGCTGATAATCTGAATGCCAACTTGGGTATGCCTTATGTTTGGTATAATGACTCTCAAAGCTTCCTGATCAGAACACTTCCACAAAACAGACCCGCCCTTATAGATGCAGCCAAAGATCTTCCGACAGGCCCGATTGTTTCAACAGCAGATGGTAAAGTCTCTCAAAACAGAACTTATCAGGATCTTTTGAAAAATCCTCAGGACGAAAAAAACTTTGAAACGCTTACGGCTTCTGAAATCTACAATGTAGATTTTAATGGAAATCTTAAGAAACTGAAAGATCAGGATATGTATGCCGGCTTAAGTTTTTCTCCGGACGGAAATTACCTGATGGCTACAACGATTAAAAAACCGTTTTCTTATATCGTTCCGCTCAGCAGGTTTCCATCTACAACGGTGATATATGATATGAAAGGAAATGCTGTAAAAACAGTAAACGAAGTACCTTTGAATGAAATAATGCCGAAAGGATTCTCCTCCGTAAGAACCGGAAAAAGAGATATGGGATGGAGAAGTGATGCGCCTGCTACGCTTACCTATGCTGAAGCTCTGGATGGAGGAGATCAGTCTAAAACAGCGGATTACAGAGACGAGATATTTACCTGGGAAGCCCCATTTACAGCAGCCCCAAAATCTTTCTTCAAAACGAAGCAGAGATATGATGACGTAGTCTGGACTAATGATCATTATGCTATTGTTTCTGAAGGCTGGTATGATACAAGAAATACAAAATCTTACCTGATAGATATTAATAACGGAGAATCTAAAGTTTTCGATGACAGAAATTATCAGGATGTTTACAGTGATCCAGGAAACTTTAATACAACGAAAAATCAATATGGGAGATATGTAATCGATATGAAGGGAGGGAAAGCCTACCTGATCGGAGATGGATTTACCAAAGACGGGCAGCATCCTTTTATTGATGAAATGGATGTAAAATCACTGAAAAAGAAAAGACTTTATACCTCTAATATAAAAAACGGTAAAGAAGAGATCATTGATATCCTTAATGCTTCAAAGGGTGAAATTCTTACGACTCAACAGTCACCAAGCCTTTATCCTAATTATTTCAAAAAGAATATTAAATCTAATAAAGCAGAAGCCGTAACTAACTTTGCCAATCCTTTTGAAAGTATCAAAGACGTTTATAAAGAAGTGATTACTTATAAGAGAAATGATGGTGTTACTTTAACCGGAACTCTTTATCTTCCTGCTAATTACGACAGAAAAGCGAAAAAAGAGAAACTTCCGTTGCTAATCTGGGCTTATCCTACTGAATATAAAGATAAAAATACAGCAGGCCAGAACACCCAAAACCCGAACGACTTTACATTCCCTTATTACGGATCTTTTGTATACTGGACAACCAAAGGATATGCAGTTCTGGATGACGCAGCCTTCCCGATTATTGGTGAAGGAAAAACAGAACCTAATGATACTTTCATTCCTCAGTTGGTAGCAAATGCAGCAGCAGCTATTGATGCCGTAGATCACCTGGGATATATTGACAGAAAGAAAGTGGCTGTAGGAGGACATTCTTACGGTGCTTTTATGACAGCAAACCTTCTTACGCATTCTGATCTTTTTGCATGTGGTATTGCGAGAAGTGGAGCTTATAATAGAACTTTGACGCCATTCGGGTTCCAGAGTGAGCAGAGAAATTACTGGGATATTCCGGAGATTTACAACAAAATGTCTCCATTTATGAATGCAGATAAGATGAAAACACCGCTTCTTCTGATTCACGGGGATGCAGATAACAACCCGGGAACTTTCACTCTACAGACAGAAAGATACTTCCAGGCTTTGAAAAATCTTGGTGCTCCGGTAAAAATGGTTCTTCTTCCAAAAGAGGCCCACGGATACCAGGCTAAAGAAAACATCTTACACCTTTTATGGGAACAGGATCAGTTCCTTGAAAAGTGTTTGAAGAAATAA
- a CDS encoding HAD family hydrolase, protein MNNHITTIAFDADDTLWINEPYFQEAEKEFCTLLEDYLPQHSVSQELFKTEMQNLHLYGYGVKGFMLCMIETIGRVSNNTASLELVNKAIHLGQNLLQKPIELLDGVTETLESLKGKYRLVVATKGDLLDQERKLKKSGLQEYFHHIEIMSDKKENDYKKLLKHLDCPPENFIMLGNSIKSDVLPVLEIGGSAAHIPYHVTWTHEQHDVNLEHPNFMDLKSIDEILKYL, encoded by the coding sequence ATGAATAATCATATTACTACGATTGCCTTTGATGCAGATGACACACTTTGGATCAATGAACCTTATTTTCAGGAGGCAGAAAAGGAATTCTGTACACTGCTTGAGGATTATCTTCCGCAACATTCCGTATCACAGGAATTATTTAAAACAGAAATGCAGAATCTCCATCTGTACGGTTATGGAGTAAAGGGATTTATGCTTTGCATGATTGAAACCATTGGCAGGGTTTCCAATAACACCGCTTCGCTGGAACTGGTAAACAAAGCCATTCACCTGGGGCAGAACCTTCTTCAGAAGCCAATTGAATTATTGGATGGAGTTACAGAAACTCTTGAAAGCTTAAAGGGAAAATACAGACTGGTTGTTGCTACAAAAGGGGATCTTCTGGATCAGGAACGTAAACTGAAAAAATCAGGATTACAAGAATATTTCCATCACATAGAGATCATGAGTGATAAAAAGGAAAATGATTACAAAAAGCTTCTTAAACATCTGGACTGCCCGCCTGAAAATTTCATAATGCTTGGTAATTCCATAAAATCAGATGTTTTACCGGTATTGGAAATCGGGGGTTCTGCGGCCCACATTCCTTATCATGTCACCTGGACGCATGAGCAGCATGACGTTAACCTTGAACATCCGAATTTTATGGACCTTAAGAGTATTGATGAGATTCTGAAGTATCTTTAA
- a CDS encoding Crp/Fnr family transcriptional regulator, which produces MLRTNQAFLSYFEELYSQQESEKDILLKSYPKGEKILVQGRFLLKPMIIKEGVTKCYFTEENGKEYIVEFSGSGEIVGEIEMIKNTPCLCSIETLTEVSVYEIAVPYFRFLLKNDIILNNLLLDAFAERIINTSSRASYQQLYTTEHTLTQLLKMQAKEGIQISKEDMAAYLGITVRSLNRILKDLK; this is translated from the coding sequence ATGTTACGAACAAATCAGGCATTTTTAAGTTATTTCGAAGAGCTTTACAGTCAACAGGAGAGTGAGAAAGATATCCTGTTGAAATCTTATCCCAAAGGAGAAAAAATTCTTGTACAGGGACGGTTTCTTTTAAAACCTATGATTATTAAAGAAGGAGTTACCAAATGTTATTTTACTGAAGAAAATGGAAAAGAATATATTGTAGAGTTTTCGGGAAGCGGTGAAATTGTTGGAGAAATAGAGATGATCAAAAATACACCTTGCTTATGCAGTATAGAAACATTAACTGAGGTTTCCGTTTATGAGATTGCTGTTCCATATTTCAGGTTTTTGCTTAAAAATGATATTATTTTAAATAACTTATTGCTTGATGCCTTTGCCGAACGGATTATCAATACTTCCAGCAGAGCTTCTTACCAACAGCTTTATACAACAGAACATACTTTAACACAATTACTGAAAATGCAGGCTAAAGAAGGAATTCAGATTTCAAAAGAAGATATGGCCGCTTACCTGGGAATCACAGTGAGAAGCCTCAATAGGATCTTAAAGGATCTGAAATAA
- a CDS encoding GNAT family N-acetyltransferase has translation MEKLKFRNAELADLNEIVAIYNSTIASRMVTADMEEVSVESKLKWFEEHNPQTRPLWVVEDERNEMVGWVSFSSFHERAAYNGTVEVSIYLDETCRGKGYGKTILQYCIDNAGKFGVKNLVALIFLHNEPSLKLFRYFGFEDWGSLPNVAVLDGVERSLKILGKRID, from the coding sequence ATGGAAAAATTAAAGTTCAGAAATGCTGAATTAGCAGATTTAAATGAAATCGTAGCTATATATAATTCAACAATTGCTTCAAGAATGGTTACTGCAGATATGGAAGAAGTCTCCGTAGAAAGCAAGCTAAAGTGGTTTGAAGAACACAATCCTCAGACAAGACCTCTTTGGGTGGTTGAAGATGAACGAAACGAGATGGTCGGATGGGTAAGCTTCAGTTCATTCCATGAAAGAGCGGCATACAACGGAACGGTGGAAGTAAGCATTTATCTGGACGAAACCTGTAGAGGAAAAGGATATGGTAAAACGATTCTTCAGTATTGTATTGATAATGCAGGTAAATTTGGGGTGAAAAACCTTGTAGCTCTTATTTTCCTTCATAATGAGCCAAGTTTGAAGTTATTCAGATATTTCGGGTTTGAAGACTGGGGAAGTCTGCCTAACGTAGCAGTTTTGGATGGTGTTGAAAGAAGTCTTAAGATCTTAGGAAAGAGAATAGATTAA